In Triticum urartu cultivar G1812 chromosome 6, Tu2.1, whole genome shotgun sequence, the following proteins share a genomic window:
- the LOC125516241 gene encoding uncharacterized protein LOC125516241 isoform X2, with protein MAFHLRSISLPSRPHPTGTEIEEEMLSLEASISSSTTIGMMCEGLRRLGDIYNGVEEIICFPSSQVCAYQQRTVLDGEMDGSLELLDLCGTMQEIFAEMKAIIQELQLSLRKGDDAAAQASIQSYTSLAKKAKNHFKKTTKKISADCRMVMLLAKAREISVSLLESTLHLLSKQIEMPKRSLVSKAFHRRKSVFCKEEQLSKLECSIIDLESGTGHLFRKLVQSRVSLLNILSS; from the coding sequence ATGGCTTTCCACCTAAGATCGATAAGTTTGCCTTCTAGGCCTCACCCCACCGGGACCGAGATTGAAGAAGAGATGTTGAGCCTAGAGGCAAGCATCTCTTCCTCCACGACCATCGGCATGATGTGCGAGGGTCTGAGGAGGCTTGGAGACATCTATAATGGCGTCGAAGAGATCATCTGCTTTCCAAGCAGCCAAGTCTGTGCCTACCAGCAGAGGACGGTGTTGGATGGAGAAATGGACGGTTCTCTCGAGCTGCTAGATCTATGTGGCACCATGCAAGAGATCTTTGCCGAGATGAAGGCCATCATACAAGAGCTGCAACTGTCTCTAAGGAAAGGGGATGATGCGGCTGCTCAAGCCAGTATCCAATCTTACACCAGCTTGGCGAAGAAGGCCAAGAATCATTTCAAGAAGACCACGAAGAAGATTTCTGCAGACTGCAGGATGGTCATGCTCTTGGCCAAGGCCAGAGAGATCTCTGTCTCTCTGCTGGAGTCCACACTCCATCTCTTGTCGAAGCAAATTGAAATGCCTAAACGGTCTCTTGTTTCCAAGGCATTTCACAGAAGGAAGTCAGttttttgcaaggaagagcaaCTGTCAAAGCTAGAGTGCAGCATCATAGATCTTGAGAGTGGAACAGGACATCTGTTCAGGAAATTAGTCCAGAGCAGAGTTTCTCTACTCAACATCCTTAGCTCATAA
- the LOC125516241 gene encoding uncharacterized protein LOC125516241 isoform X3, whose amino-acid sequence MLSLEASISSSTTIGMMCEGLRRLGDIYNGVEEIICFPSSQVCAYQQRTVLDGEMDGSLELLDLCGTMQEIFAEMKAIIQELQLSLRKGDDAAAQASIQSYTSLAKKAKNHFKKTTKKISADCRMVMLLAKAREISVSLLESTLHLLSKQIEMPKRSLVSKAFHRRKSVFCKEEQLSKLECSIIDLESGTGHLFRKLVQSRVSLLNILSS is encoded by the coding sequence ATGTTGAGCCTAGAGGCAAGCATCTCTTCCTCCACGACCATCGGCATGATGTGCGAGGGTCTGAGGAGGCTTGGAGACATCTATAATGGCGTCGAAGAGATCATCTGCTTTCCAAGCAGCCAAGTCTGTGCCTACCAGCAGAGGACGGTGTTGGATGGAGAAATGGACGGTTCTCTCGAGCTGCTAGATCTATGTGGCACCATGCAAGAGATCTTTGCCGAGATGAAGGCCATCATACAAGAGCTGCAACTGTCTCTAAGGAAAGGGGATGATGCGGCTGCTCAAGCCAGTATCCAATCTTACACCAGCTTGGCGAAGAAGGCCAAGAATCATTTCAAGAAGACCACGAAGAAGATTTCTGCAGACTGCAGGATGGTCATGCTCTTGGCCAAGGCCAGAGAGATCTCTGTCTCTCTGCTGGAGTCCACACTCCATCTCTTGTCGAAGCAAATTGAAATGCCTAAACGGTCTCTTGTTTCCAAGGCATTTCACAGAAGGAAGTCAGttttttgcaaggaagagcaaCTGTCAAAGCTAGAGTGCAGCATCATAGATCTTGAGAGTGGAACAGGACATCTGTTCAGGAAATTAGTCCAGAGCAGAGTTTCTCTACTCAACATCCTTAGCTCATAA